The uncultured Roseibium sp. genome contains a region encoding:
- a CDS encoding DHA2 family efflux MFS transporter permease subunit, with protein sequence MSTTAAIAEEPVAPRLAIVVAVVMSAMLEVLDSTIVNVALPHIQSAFGATTDQATWVLTSYIVSAVVIMPLTGLMAKKIGRRRLILSAIIGFAVFSVLCGFSWSLGVMTSFRTIQGMFGAFLIPLSQSILFDSFPKEKRGQAMAMFGLGVVVAPVLGPTIGALLTDYYSWRMVFFVNLPIAAFALLLLAGELPKDKPQPIRIDWTGLVLMAISIGALQFVLDQGTTKDWLASREIQVAALASLVGGVFFLARGLTEKHNIIDLALFADRNFSAGNAIIAGFAISLFGAIAILPLFVQDLLGYPVLQAGYLFIPRGVAAGFSMVVTGTFLINRIDARLLGAIGLGLTAWGNFQLASLNLNADFWQLAWPGFTSGLGMGLVFVPLSTLAFDGIGSDRQDEASGLYGVTRQLGSSIGIAIAGAMIVRGIATNTSTLTQHVTPYSDAARAYLAPLGLSVESAKGAAVLSAEISRQAAMMSYAHVFNMLGWAALVLLPLLLVMHKPAHQRSGPMAH encoded by the coding sequence GTGAGCACGACCGCCGCAATCGCCGAAGAGCCTGTCGCTCCACGGCTCGCAATCGTCGTGGCCGTTGTCATGAGTGCCATGCTGGAGGTTCTCGACAGCACGATCGTCAACGTCGCCCTGCCGCATATCCAATCGGCCTTCGGCGCCACCACCGATCAGGCGACCTGGGTGCTGACCAGCTATATCGTCTCGGCGGTGGTCATCATGCCACTGACCGGCCTCATGGCAAAGAAGATAGGCCGGCGGCGACTGATCCTGAGCGCCATTATCGGCTTCGCGGTGTTTTCCGTCCTGTGCGGGTTTTCCTGGAGCCTCGGGGTCATGACTTCGTTCCGGACGATCCAGGGCATGTTCGGCGCGTTCCTCATCCCCTTGTCGCAATCCATCCTGTTCGATTCCTTCCCGAAGGAAAAACGCGGACAGGCCATGGCCATGTTCGGACTCGGCGTGGTCGTGGCTCCTGTGCTCGGACCGACGATCGGCGCCCTGCTGACGGACTATTATTCCTGGCGCATGGTGTTTTTCGTCAATCTGCCGATCGCCGCGTTCGCCCTGCTCCTGCTTGCCGGAGAACTGCCGAAGGACAAGCCCCAGCCCATCAGGATCGACTGGACAGGACTTGTCCTGATGGCGATCAGTATCGGGGCACTGCAGTTCGTGCTCGACCAGGGGACGACCAAGGACTGGCTGGCCTCCCGCGAGATTCAGGTCGCCGCACTGGCGTCGCTGGTCGGCGGCGTGTTCTTTCTTGCGCGCGGCCTCACCGAAAAACACAACATCATCGACCTCGCTCTTTTTGCCGACCGCAATTTCTCGGCCGGCAACGCGATCATCGCAGGCTTTGCCATCTCCCTGTTCGGCGCGATCGCGATCCTTCCGCTCTTCGTTCAGGATCTGCTCGGATATCCGGTTCTCCAGGCCGGCTATCTTTTCATCCCGCGCGGAGTGGCGGCCGGCTTTTCAATGGTGGTAACGGGCACGTTTCTGATCAACCGCATCGATGCGAGGCTGCTCGGCGCAATCGGCCTCGGGCTGACTGCCTGGGGCAATTTTCAGCTGGCCTCACTCAACCTGAACGCGGATTTCTGGCAACTGGCATGGCCAGGCTTTACTTCCGGGCTCGGCATGGGACTGGTCTTCGTCCCTCTCTCGACACTCGCATTCGACGGTATCGGATCAGACCGTCAGGACGAAGCCTCCGGGCTCTACGGCGTGACGCGGCAATTGGGATCGTCGATCGGCATCGCCATCGCCGGGGCCATGATCGTTCGCGGGATTGCCACCAACACGTCGACTCTCACGCAACATGTCACGCCGTATTCCGATGCGGCACGGGCCTATCTCGCCCCGCTCGGTCTTTCCGTGGAAAGCGCGAAAGGGGCTGCGGTTCTGTCGGCTGAAATCTCACGCCAGGCTGCCATGATGTCCTACGCCCATGTCTTCAACATGCTTGGCTGGGCGGCGCTGGTTCTGTTGCCGCTGCTGCTTGTCATGCACAAGCCGGCGCATCAGAGGTCCGGTCCAATGGCGCACTGA
- a CDS encoding DedA family protein, with the protein MIPFASQVLGFIHQYGAPGVFTIVGLEALGLPVPGETAIVTAAAAAGAGGLNIYLVGIAAVLGAILGDNIGYLIGWRYGRVFIERHGAKIGISQEKYAKAERLAERYGFAMVLFARFVVLLRQLNGLVAGSTGMHWAVFFVANAIGAVLWVGMWATIAYVFGESVAVLALPWILHHLLYVGSAAVSLLILALLVFGRKRWLRVFCRRR; encoded by the coding sequence ATGATCCCGTTCGCATCTCAGGTCCTCGGTTTCATCCACCAATACGGTGCGCCGGGCGTGTTCACGATTGTCGGCCTGGAAGCGCTTGGACTTCCGGTCCCCGGTGAAACGGCGATCGTCACTGCGGCCGCTGCCGCCGGAGCCGGTGGGTTGAACATCTATCTTGTCGGGATCGCCGCCGTTCTCGGGGCCATTCTCGGCGACAACATCGGCTACCTGATCGGCTGGCGCTACGGCCGGGTGTTCATCGAAAGGCATGGCGCGAAGATCGGCATCTCGCAGGAAAAATACGCGAAGGCCGAAAGGCTTGCGGAGCGGTACGGTTTCGCAATGGTGCTGTTTGCCAGGTTCGTGGTCCTGCTGCGCCAGTTGAACGGCCTGGTGGCGGGTTCGACAGGCATGCACTGGGCGGTCTTTTTCGTGGCGAACGCCATCGGTGCCGTTCTGTGGGTGGGCATGTGGGCGACCATTGCCTATGTCTTCGGAGAATCGGTCGCCGTCCTGGCTCTGCCGTGGATCCTGCACCATCTGCTCTATGTGGGCAGCGCGGCCGTCTCTCTCCTCATTCTGGCCTTGCTTGTTTTCGGCAGGAAAAGATGGCTGCGTGTCTTCTGTAGAAGACGGTGA
- a CDS encoding patatin-like phospholipase family protein, translated as MGQADEIVALVPQGGYALGAYQGAEAQGIIESGSPIDRVAGISFGAINAAILCGNAPSHGIQKNRTFRERVSSGRVYQEKFESDLPPGRLNEPSAAATTVTGADGASSSYDTAPLRNTLTHLEWKGRRSLEDRIQSLI; from the coding sequence ATGGGACAGGCAGACGAAATCGTGGCGCTGGTTCCGCAGGGTGGCTACGCACTCGGCGCGTACCAGGGCGCGGAAGCTCAGGGCATCATCGAATCGGGCAGTCCGATCGACCGGGTTGCCGGCATTTCCTTCGGCGCGATCAACGCGGCGATCCTGTGCGGCAACGCCCCTTCGCATGGCATCCAAAAAAATCGCACTTTCCGGGAACGGGTTTCCTCCGGCCGCGTTTACCAGGAGAAGTTCGAAAGCGACCTGCCGCCCGGCCGGCTGAATGAGCCGAGCGCGGCCGCGACAACTGTTACCGGAGCGGACGGTGCCAGCAGCTCCTACGACACTGCCCCGTTGCGGAACACGCTGACCCACCTGGAATGGAAAGGCCGGAGATCCTTAGAGGACCGTATCCAGTCTTTGATTTGA
- a CDS encoding DUF3096 domain-containing protein, giving the protein MTTILFVQPLLALIAGIIILFVPRVLNYVVAAYLILFGLIGLFPHLAGMTP; this is encoded by the coding sequence ATGACAACAATCTTGTTCGTCCAGCCTCTGCTGGCGCTGATTGCCGGGATCATCATCCTGTTCGTACCGCGCGTCCTGAATTACGTGGTCGCCGCCTATCTGATCCTGTTCGGCCTGATCGGCCTGTTTCCGCATCTGGCCGGGATGACCCCCTGA
- a CDS encoding fumarylacetoacetate hydrolase family protein: MSEFVIAPPSVAAIPVAGGDAMFPVRRVYCIGRNYAAHAVEMGHDPNKEAPFFFQKNPDNLDSSGEFPYPVKSSDVHHEVEMVVALKSGGTNIPRDQALDHVYGYGVGLDMTRRDLQGIAKDTGRPWEIGKAFERSAPVGPLVPAEKTGHLDHGAVTLHVNDALKQEGDLNQMIWKVPEMISYLSEYFELAAGDIILSGTPSGVGPVVKGDRLEARIEGLEPLVVTVV, from the coding sequence ATGTCTGAGTTCGTGATCGCACCGCCGTCCGTGGCGGCCATTCCGGTTGCCGGCGGCGACGCAATGTTTCCGGTGCGCCGGGTCTATTGCATCGGGCGCAACTACGCCGCTCACGCCGTCGAAATGGGTCATGACCCGAACAAGGAAGCGCCGTTTTTCTTCCAGAAGAATCCGGACAATCTCGACAGCTCGGGCGAGTTTCCCTATCCGGTGAAATCCTCCGACGTGCATCACGAAGTCGAAATGGTCGTGGCCCTGAAGTCCGGCGGCACCAACATCCCGCGCGATCAGGCCCTCGACCATGTCTATGGCTACGGCGTCGGCCTCGATATGACCCGCCGCGACCTGCAGGGCATCGCCAAGGACACCGGTCGTCCGTGGGAGATCGGCAAGGCCTTCGAGCGCTCGGCACCTGTCGGCCCCCTCGTTCCTGCCGAAAAAACCGGTCATCTCGACCACGGTGCGGTCACACTTCATGTCAATGATGCCCTGAAGCAGGAAGGCGACCTCAACCAGATGATCTGGAAGGTGCCTGAAATGATTTCCTACCTGTCGGAGTATTTCGAACTGGCCGCCGGTGACATCATCCTGTCCGGCACCCCGTCCGGCGTCGGCCCGGTCGTCAAGGGCGACAGGCTCGAAGCCCGTATCGAGGGGCTGGAGCCGCTGGTGGTCACGGTCGTCTGA
- a CDS encoding IclR family transcriptional regulator C-terminal domain-containing protein, translating into MTPPASGSAAVKATSKSEGGGVQSITRALTILEKLADHTEGLTLTELAAEASLPPSSAHRILTTLQRQRFVRFEPATMCWLVGVQAFVVGNAFARSRDAVSLAIPFMRRLMNKTGETVNFFMLDGDEVICMAQIQSQQMVRAISRPGGGMEMHRSAAGKALMAYMSEDDVTEIVTRRGMTRYTENTIVTPEALRLELDRIRQRGFSVDNEEFSIGLRCIAAPIFDETGAAQAAVSIAGPASRITECRVEALGEMVAACGQTVTSEFGGSSHPDG; encoded by the coding sequence GTGACACCTCCAGCCAGTGGGTCAGCCGCCGTGAAAGCCACCTCCAAATCCGAAGGCGGGGGCGTGCAGTCGATCACGCGCGCGCTCACGATTCTGGAGAAACTGGCAGATCACACCGAGGGTCTGACGCTGACCGAACTTGCTGCGGAAGCCTCCCTGCCGCCATCCAGCGCGCACCGGATCCTGACGACCCTGCAACGGCAGCGTTTCGTCCGTTTCGAACCGGCGACCATGTGCTGGCTTGTCGGGGTTCAGGCCTTCGTTGTCGGGAATGCCTTTGCCCGCTCCCGCGACGCGGTCTCGCTGGCGATCCCTTTCATGCGGCGGCTGATGAACAAGACCGGCGAAACGGTCAATTTCTTCATGCTCGACGGCGACGAGGTCATCTGCATGGCGCAGATCCAGAGCCAGCAGATGGTACGGGCCATATCCCGGCCCGGCGGCGGCATGGAGATGCACCGCTCGGCCGCCGGCAAGGCACTGATGGCCTATATGTCCGAGGACGATGTCACCGAAATCGTGACCCGCAGGGGCATGACCCGCTATACGGAAAACACGATCGTCACCCCGGAAGCGCTCAGGCTGGAACTGGACAGGATCCGGCAACGGGGCTTTTCGGTCGACAACGAGGAATTTTCCATCGGGCTGCGCTGTATCGCAGCCCCCATCTTCGATGAAACCGGTGCCGCCCAGGCGGCCGTTTCCATAGCCGGGCCCGCGTCACGTATTACCGAATGCCGGGTAGAAGCCCTGGGCGAAATGGTTGCCGCCTGCGGCCAGACGGTGACTTCGGAATTCGGTGGTAGTTCCCATCCCGACGGCTGA
- a CDS encoding acetoacetate decarboxylase has protein sequence MKTDDVAKNAFAMPLTSPSYPKGPYRFHNREFFTITYRTDPEALRKVVPEPLEVTEPIVKYEFIRMPDSTGFGDYTESGQVIPVSFQGRKGGYVHAMFLNDDSPIAGGREIWGFPKKLAEPKLTVEKDTLVGSLNVGSVQIASATMGYKHREMDREKVLESLSAPSWLLKIIPHADCSGPRICELVEYYLEDVTVKGAWEGPGALELHEHALAPVAQLPVLEILSTTHVLTDLTLGLGKVVYDYLKTE, from the coding sequence ATGAAAACCGACGACGTCGCCAAGAACGCCTTTGCAATGCCGCTCACGAGCCCGAGTTATCCGAAGGGCCCGTACCGGTTCCACAACAGGGAGTTTTTCACGATCACCTACCGCACCGATCCGGAGGCACTTCGAAAAGTGGTTCCGGAACCGCTGGAAGTGACCGAACCGATCGTGAAATACGAGTTCATCCGCATGCCGGACAGCACGGGCTTTGGAGACTATACCGAAAGCGGACAGGTCATCCCGGTCTCGTTTCAAGGGCGCAAGGGCGGTTATGTCCATGCGATGTTTCTCAACGATGACAGCCCGATTGCCGGCGGCCGCGAGATCTGGGGGTTCCCGAAGAAACTCGCGGAACCGAAACTGACCGTCGAAAAGGACACGCTGGTCGGCTCCCTCAATGTGGGGTCGGTCCAGATCGCCAGCGCCACGATGGGCTACAAGCACCGTGAAATGGATCGCGAGAAGGTCCTGGAAAGCCTTTCGGCGCCGAGCTGGCTGTTGAAAATCATTCCGCACGCGGACTGCTCCGGCCCGCGGATATGCGAACTTGTCGAATACTACCTGGAAGACGTCACCGTCAAAGGCGCCTGGGAGGGGCCCGGCGCGCTCGAACTTCACGAGCATGCGCTCGCCCCGGTCGCACAGCTTCCCGTTCTTGAAATTCTTTCCACAACACACGTTCTGACCGACCTGACCCTTGGGCTCGGCAAGGTCGTGTACGATTATCTTAAAACCGAATGA
- a CDS encoding ring-opening amidohydrolase encodes MRVGVHKIEMANPGDVSGLEKLIASGAVNPQEIVALIGKTEGNGGANDFTRAFATQSFSLLLAPHLGLAPDAVTERIAFVWSGGTEGVLSPHATVFTRSAGTPTGNGKRLALGIAITRDFLPEEVGTMLQVREVANAVRKAMQEAAIAGPDDVHYVQVKGPLLTPAAVADADRRGATLVTRDPNGSKPYARGATALGVALGLGEVEEGLLDDAAIARRLDLYSSVANTSAGGELRNCEILLFGNSDQAGGDLRIGHAVLRDVVDAGGVHAAIADALGTPAGDVDVGCVQSIFAKAEAPPSGLLRGYRTTMLSDADINYERHARAALGAVIASVTGDSRIFVSGGTEHQCPPGEAPIAAIVKI; translated from the coding sequence ATGCGTGTCGGCGTTCACAAGATCGAAATGGCCAATCCGGGCGATGTTTCAGGGCTCGAAAAGCTGATCGCCTCCGGGGCGGTCAACCCGCAGGAAATCGTCGCGCTGATCGGAAAGACCGAAGGCAATGGCGGAGCAAACGACTTCACCCGGGCCTTTGCCACGCAGTCCTTTTCTCTGTTGCTTGCCCCTCACCTCGGCCTGGCACCGGATGCGGTCACCGAAAGGATCGCCTTCGTCTGGTCCGGCGGGACGGAAGGCGTTCTCAGCCCTCACGCGACCGTGTTCACCCGCAGCGCGGGAACGCCGACAGGAAACGGCAAACGGCTTGCCCTCGGTATCGCGATCACGCGCGATTTCCTCCCTGAGGAAGTCGGGACCATGCTTCAGGTACGCGAAGTGGCGAACGCGGTCCGCAAGGCCATGCAGGAAGCCGCAATCGCAGGCCCGGATGACGTGCATTATGTCCAGGTGAAGGGCCCTTTGCTCACGCCGGCCGCCGTCGCCGATGCGGATCGCCGGGGCGCGACGCTGGTCACCCGCGATCCGAACGGATCCAAGCCCTATGCGCGCGGCGCGACAGCCCTGGGTGTTGCCCTCGGTCTCGGCGAAGTCGAGGAAGGTCTGCTCGACGACGCTGCCATCGCCCGGAGGCTGGATCTCTACTCCTCCGTCGCAAACACCTCGGCAGGTGGTGAGCTTCGCAATTGTGAAATCCTGTTGTTCGGAAATTCCGACCAGGCCGGCGGAGACCTCAGGATAGGACATGCAGTCCTGCGCGATGTCGTCGACGCCGGTGGCGTTCATGCCGCAATCGCCGACGCGCTCGGCACGCCCGCCGGCGATGTCGACGTCGGCTGCGTTCAGTCGATTTTCGCCAAGGCGGAGGCACCGCCATCCGGCCTGCTGCGCGGCTATCGAACGACGATGCTGTCCGATGCCGACATCAATTACGAACGCCATGCGCGCGCGGCTCTCGGGGCGGTGATCGCGTCGGTCACCGGAGATTCAAGGATCTTCGTGTCCGGCGGCA
- a CDS encoding 3-hydroxybutyrate dehydrogenase, which translates to MNLQDKTCIITGAARGIGAAIAKRFVESGAKVAIADLHLADAEKTAADLTAMGPGSAMGVEMNVTDEAAVNAGVEKVVAEWGGIDVLVSNAGIQIVHELQNFPFEDWKKLLSIHLDGGFLTSKACLPHMYEKGSGSIIFMGSVHSKEASPLKSAYVTAKHGLLGLARVISKEGAAHGVRANVICPGFVKTPLVEKQIPEQAKELGISEEEVVKNVMLGGTVDHEFTTVEDVAEVAHIFAAFPTNALTGQSLVVSHGWFMQ; encoded by the coding sequence ATGAACCTGCAAGACAAAACCTGCATCATCACGGGCGCTGCCCGGGGCATCGGAGCGGCAATCGCTAAGCGGTTCGTCGAAAGCGGCGCCAAGGTTGCCATCGCCGATCTGCACCTCGCGGATGCGGAAAAGACGGCCGCAGACCTCACGGCCATGGGTCCTGGATCGGCCATGGGCGTCGAAATGAACGTCACCGACGAGGCCGCGGTGAACGCCGGCGTAGAGAAGGTCGTGGCGGAGTGGGGCGGCATCGACGTCCTGGTCTCCAATGCGGGGATCCAGATCGTCCACGAGTTGCAGAACTTCCCGTTCGAAGACTGGAAAAAGCTCCTGTCCATTCACCTCGACGGCGGTTTTCTCACGTCCAAGGCCTGCCTGCCGCACATGTATGAAAAAGGCTCCGGGTCGATCATCTTCATGGGGTCGGTCCACTCGAAGGAAGCCTCGCCTCTCAAGTCCGCCTATGTCACTGCCAAGCATGGTCTTCTGGGCCTGGCGCGCGTGATCTCAAAGGAAGGCGCCGCGCACGGGGTTCGGGCCAACGTGATCTGTCCCGGCTTCGTGAAGACGCCCCTGGTCGAAAAACAGATCCCGGAACAGGCGAAGGAACTCGGTATCTCCGAGGAAGAGGTCGTCAAGAACGTCATGCTCGGCGGCACGGTCGATCACGAGTTCACCACCGTGGAGGACGTTGCCGAAGTCGCCCACATCTTCGCAGCCTTCCCGACGAACGCGCTGACCGGTCAGTCTCTGGTCGTCAGCCACGGCTGGTTCATGCAGTGA
- a CDS encoding HlyD family secretion protein, which translates to MKKWKFALAAVVLLAVGGGLWGYWWYSSLYPSTQDAYVRAHIVNMSAEVTGLVSQVYVKENQKVAKGDPLFDLDDSVYRNTANQANAQLQIAKDQQEGLARKVTAAEAAIDSTGTAAEAAQAQLTRIQALFKNGDVAQAALDQAKTAAAQAESARDAAKAELQQAQDAITANRDSIISAEAAYRVAEYNLSHTKVVAPTDGWISNITLRPGSSVTAHQPLFALVDASHWWVDANFKETDLPRIRPGQPATVSVDMLPGLTLSGHVASIGRGSGATFSLLPAENASGNWVKVTQRFPVRIALDKTDPGLRVGASSSVTVDTTADER; encoded by the coding sequence ATGAAGAAATGGAAATTCGCACTCGCCGCCGTCGTGCTTCTCGCGGTGGGCGGCGGGCTTTGGGGATACTGGTGGTATTCCAGCCTGTATCCGTCGACACAGGACGCTTATGTCCGGGCACATATCGTGAATATGTCGGCGGAAGTCACCGGTCTGGTATCCCAGGTATATGTGAAGGAAAACCAGAAAGTCGCCAAGGGAGATCCACTTTTCGATCTGGATGACTCGGTCTACCGAAACACCGCGAACCAGGCAAACGCACAACTTCAGATCGCCAAGGACCAGCAAGAGGGTCTTGCCCGGAAAGTCACAGCAGCGGAGGCGGCGATTGACAGCACCGGTACCGCCGCCGAGGCCGCTCAGGCCCAATTGACCCGAATTCAGGCCCTTTTCAAAAACGGCGATGTCGCCCAGGCCGCACTGGATCAGGCGAAAACGGCGGCGGCGCAAGCGGAGAGCGCCCGCGACGCGGCCAAGGCCGAGCTTCAACAGGCACAGGATGCGATAACCGCCAACAGAGACTCGATCATTTCCGCTGAAGCGGCCTACCGCGTGGCCGAATACAATCTCTCGCATACCAAGGTCGTCGCTCCGACCGACGGTTGGATATCCAACATCACTCTTCGGCCCGGCAGTTCGGTAACGGCTCATCAACCGTTGTTCGCCCTGGTCGACGCTTCGCACTGGTGGGTCGACGCCAACTTCAAGGAAACCGACCTGCCGCGCATTCGCCCCGGGCAACCCGCCACGGTTTCCGTCGACATGCTCCCGGGCCTCACCCTGTCGGGTCACGTCGCCTCTATCGGCCGGGGATCCGGGGCGACCTTCTCTCTGCTGCCGGCGGAAAACGCCAGCGGCAATTGGGTGAAGGTCACGCAACGGTTCCCCGTTCGGATCGCTCTGGACAAGACCGATCCCGGGCTGCGCGTCGGCGCCAGCTCCAGCGTCACCGTCGACACCACGGCAGATGAAAGGTGA